In the Streptomyces spororaveus genome, CGCCCGGCGTATCGGTTGCCACCGCGGTCGAACACGACGGTCTCGACACCCGCAGCCTTGGCACGCTCGGCGACGAGCGCGCCGACAGCCTGGGCCTGCGAGCTCTTGTCGCCTTCGCCACCGCGGATCGAAGCGTCCAGGGTCGACGCCGACGCCAGGGTGTGGCCCTGGAGGTCGTCGATGACCTGAGCAACGATGTTGCGGTTCGAACGCGTCACGACGAGGCGCGGACGCTCCGCCGTACCCGAGACGTTCTTGCGGATGCGGATGTGGCGGCGAGCCTTGGCAGCGCGCTTGTACGCGTCGCCCTTGGCGAT is a window encoding:
- the rplR gene encoding 50S ribosomal protein L18; translated protein: MAYGVKIAKGDAYKRAAKARRHIRIRKNVSGTAERPRLVVTRSNRNIVAQVIDDLQGHTLASASTLDASIRGGEGDKSSQAQAVGALVAERAKAAGVETVVFDRGGNRYAGRIAALADAAREAGLKF